In Serratia sp. FDAARGOS_506, a genomic segment contains:
- a CDS encoding DUF1007 family protein, with amino-acid sequence MMKLRRLLAAFGVVFSAGALAHPHSFIDMNTTFVAKDQRLVGLKMVWVMDEITSADLLYDAKNAKSDSEVWKKLAAEVMANVLGQHYFTDLYRDGKPVKYLNLPSEYHLSRQGNQAVLEFVLPLAEPQPLAGKPFELSTYDPTYFVDMTYKDQNALHLPPEMAQLCSYKLMTPKPNASLQAYALSLDKNDSPGEDLALGQQFAQRVTLQCR; translated from the coding sequence ATGATGAAGTTACGTCGTCTTTTGGCTGCCTTCGGCGTCGTGTTCAGCGCCGGTGCGCTCGCTCATCCGCACAGCTTTATCGACATGAACACCACCTTCGTCGCCAAAGACCAGCGGCTGGTCGGTCTGAAAATGGTGTGGGTGATGGATGAAATCACCTCGGCGGATCTGCTCTACGATGCGAAAAATGCCAAGAGCGATTCGGAAGTGTGGAAAAAGCTGGCGGCGGAAGTGATGGCCAACGTGTTGGGGCAGCACTATTTCACCGATCTTTACCGCGACGGCAAGCCGGTGAAATACCTGAACTTGCCCAGCGAATATCACCTGTCGCGCCAGGGCAATCAGGCGGTGTTGGAGTTCGTGCTGCCGTTGGCCGAACCGCAGCCGCTGGCGGGCAAGCCGTTCGAACTTTCTACTTACGATCCGACTTATTTCGTGGATATGACCTATAAAGACCAAAATGCGCTGCATCTGCCGCCGGAGATGGCGCAGCTGTGCAGCTACAAGCTGATGACGCCGAAGCCGAATGCGTCGCTGCAGGCCTATGCGCTGTCGCTCGACAAGAACGACTCGCCTGGCGAAGACCTGGCGCTGGGGCAACAGTTCGCCCAGCGGGTGACGCTGCAATGTCGTTAA
- a CDS encoding 3-phenylpropionate MFS transporter yields the protein MVLQSTRWLALSYFTYFFSYGIFLPFWGVWLKGEGIAPETIGMLLGAGLVARFLGSLLIAPRVKDPSHLVSALRLLALLTLAFAVGFCFGNGWGWLMLVIAGFNLFFSPLVPLTDALAATWQKQIRMDYGRVRLWGSLAFVIGSALTGQLVAVWGHNAILYSLIFSVLAMLLGMLLKPSVMPQGEARTRSDTERSLWALLKEGPVWRFLLCVTLLQGAHAGYYSFGSIYWQEAGYSASTIGYLWSLGVVAEVIIFASSNVLFRRWNARNLLLLSACCGVLRWSLMAYSTELGWLLLIQILHCGTFTVCHLAAMRFIAARQGQEVIRLQAVYSALAMGGGIAVMTVIAGFLFEHWQGGVFWVMAAVAVPALFIRPPAVSVSR from the coding sequence ATGGTTCTGCAATCAACGCGTTGGCTCGCTCTCAGTTATTTCACCTACTTCTTTTCCTATGGCATCTTCTTACCGTTCTGGGGCGTGTGGCTGAAAGGCGAGGGCATCGCGCCCGAAACGATCGGCATGTTGCTCGGCGCCGGCTTGGTGGCCCGTTTCCTCGGCAGTTTACTGATTGCACCCCGCGTTAAAGATCCCTCTCATTTAGTCTCCGCCCTGCGCCTGCTGGCGCTGCTGACCCTGGCCTTCGCGGTTGGCTTTTGCTTCGGCAACGGCTGGGGCTGGCTGATGCTGGTGATAGCGGGTTTCAACCTGTTCTTCTCGCCGCTGGTGCCGTTGACCGACGCGCTGGCCGCCACCTGGCAAAAGCAGATCCGCATGGACTACGGCCGGGTGCGGCTGTGGGGCTCGCTGGCGTTCGTCATCGGCTCAGCGCTGACCGGGCAGCTGGTGGCGGTGTGGGGCCATAATGCCATCCTCTACAGCCTGATCTTCAGCGTGCTGGCGATGCTGCTGGGCATGTTGCTGAAGCCGAGCGTCATGCCGCAGGGGGAAGCGCGCACGCGCAGCGATACCGAGCGTTCGCTGTGGGCACTGCTGAAAGAAGGGCCGGTCTGGCGCTTCCTGCTGTGCGTCACGTTGCTGCAGGGCGCGCACGCCGGGTACTACAGCTTCGGTTCCATTTACTGGCAGGAGGCCGGCTATTCGGCCTCGACCATCGGTTATCTGTGGTCGCTGGGCGTGGTGGCGGAAGTGATTATCTTCGCCAGCAGCAACGTGCTGTTCCGCCGCTGGAATGCGCGCAACCTGCTGTTGCTCTCCGCCTGCTGCGGCGTGCTGCGCTGGAGCCTGATGGCCTATAGCACCGAGCTGGGCTGGCTGCTGCTGATCCAGATCCTGCACTGCGGCACCTTCACCGTCTGCCATCTGGCCGCGATGCGCTTTATCGCCGCGCGCCAGGGGCAAGAAGTGATCCGGCTGCAGGCGGTGTATTCGGCGCTGGCGATGGGCGGCGGCATCGCCGTCATGACGGTCATTGCCGGGTTCCTGTTCGAACATTGGCAGGGTGGGGTATTCTGGGTGATGGCGGCGGTCGCGGTGCCGGCCTTGTTCATCCGGCCGCCGGCGGTCAGTGTCAGCCGCTGA
- a CDS encoding nickel/cobalt transporter: MSLNLSQPTTSRRHWAFGLWPLLPFTLALTAAALLAWHYWPQLLMQSVVWQKALHQQMAGLLQQVKAAPQQAGLALMLFSLGYGVLHALGPGHGKVVIATYLATHPARLKSSLKLTFAASLVQGGVAIALVTLMLVVLQLSSRQLHQSSFWLEKGSFILVMLLGVLLSWRALKRLFAAIKAMRPAPALRINSLTPLAADHVHSAHCGCGHRHLPSDSELQAGSDWRTQTAIVLAMGMRPCSGAILVLLFSKVIGVFGWGVISALAMAFGTSLTISMLALLVHYSRRLAVRLSRSRTPAAWSAVAWGALALAGGLILLAAGLLLYASAQPEFGGGIRPFSR; the protein is encoded by the coding sequence ATGTCGTTAAATCTCTCACAACCGACGACGAGCCGGCGCCACTGGGCCTTCGGCCTGTGGCCGCTGCTGCCGTTCACGCTGGCGCTGACGGCCGCCGCGCTGCTGGCGTGGCACTATTGGCCGCAGCTGCTGATGCAGAGCGTAGTATGGCAAAAAGCGCTGCATCAGCAGATGGCGGGGCTGTTGCAACAGGTGAAGGCCGCGCCGCAGCAGGCCGGGCTGGCGCTGATGTTGTTCAGCCTCGGTTATGGCGTTTTGCATGCGCTCGGCCCCGGCCACGGCAAAGTGGTGATCGCCACCTACCTGGCCACCCATCCGGCCCGGCTGAAAAGCAGCCTGAAGCTGACCTTCGCCGCCTCGCTGGTGCAGGGCGGGGTAGCGATCGCACTGGTCACGCTGATGCTGGTGGTATTGCAGCTCTCTTCGCGCCAGCTGCACCAAAGCAGCTTCTGGCTGGAGAAGGGCAGTTTTATTCTGGTGATGCTGCTTGGTGTGCTGCTGAGTTGGCGCGCGCTGAAACGCCTGTTTGCGGCGATCAAGGCGATGCGCCCGGCGCCGGCGCTGCGCATCAACAGCCTGACGCCGCTGGCGGCGGATCATGTGCACAGCGCCCACTGCGGCTGCGGCCACCGCCATCTGCCGAGCGACAGCGAGTTGCAGGCGGGAAGCGATTGGCGCACCCAGACCGCCATCGTGCTGGCTATGGGCATGCGCCCCTGTTCGGGGGCGATTTTGGTGTTGCTGTTCTCCAAGGTGATCGGCGTGTTCGGCTGGGGAGTGATCTCTGCGCTGGCGATGGCGTTCGGCACCTCGTTGACCATCTCGATGCTGGCGCTGCTGGTACATTACAGCCGCCGGTTGGCGGTGCGTCTCAGCCGTTCGCGCACGCCCGCCGCCTGGAGCGCGGTGGCTTGGGGGGCGTTGGCGCTGGCCGGCGGTCTGATCCTGTTGGCCGCCGGGCTGCTGCTGTACGCCAGCGCGCAGCCGGAATTCGGCGGCGGCATCCGCCCCTTCTCCCGCTAG
- the csiE gene encoding stationary phase inducible protein CsiE: MSLDTSPVPELSGQQRRCHLLLMLYTPEPELQLETLSRINGVPPPIARQDIAEVASEIQRFHHLEIAVDPDRGYQLRGSALNQRLCLLHWLRRALRCSPQFVEGDFAPRLRQALAADAAPASALAEAIDACEPLLNRRFDARDRQFLQHYLLYCAWQNRLQQHPHFDTVQRDWLRQKPEQQAAAWLHQACNRLFNQPPQADERDFLALTFTMLKNHSYHSNDSAQEQRLMAAIDSMVERFQQLSGMAFSSKAELVSQLFAHLAPALERCRFAIGIDNMLLEEVVRKYPRLMRTTQEALKPLEQEYGVHFSNEEAGLVAISFGAWLMQDNALQEKQVLLLTLDNPQLEEEVEYQIRELTLLPLNIKYLPLSDYLRGGAPQGVMLVITPYPAVHSDPHPPLIYTELPLEPRQRQAIRALLEAP; encoded by the coding sequence ATGAGCCTGGACACCTCTCCCGTGCCTGAGCTCTCCGGACAACAACGGCGCTGCCATCTGCTGCTGATGCTGTACACGCCGGAGCCCGAGTTACAGCTGGAGACTCTAAGCCGAATCAATGGCGTTCCCCCCCCGATAGCCCGGCAAGATATAGCCGAGGTGGCCAGTGAAATCCAGCGTTTCCACCACCTGGAGATCGCCGTCGATCCCGATCGTGGTTACCAGCTGCGAGGCAGCGCGCTCAACCAACGCCTGTGCCTGCTCCATTGGCTACGGCGAGCCCTGCGCTGCAGCCCACAGTTCGTCGAAGGCGATTTCGCGCCGCGCCTGCGCCAAGCGTTGGCGGCCGATGCCGCTCCGGCGTCTGCGCTGGCGGAGGCGATCGATGCCTGCGAGCCGCTGCTTAACCGCCGCTTCGATGCGCGCGACCGCCAATTCCTGCAGCATTATCTGCTCTACTGCGCCTGGCAAAATCGCCTGCAGCAGCATCCGCATTTCGACACCGTTCAGCGCGACTGGTTGCGGCAAAAACCGGAGCAGCAAGCCGCCGCCTGGCTGCATCAGGCCTGCAACCGGCTGTTTAACCAGCCGCCGCAGGCAGACGAACGCGATTTTTTGGCGCTGACGTTTACCATGTTGAAAAATCACAGCTATCACAGCAACGACTCCGCGCAGGAACAGCGGCTGATGGCGGCTATCGACAGCATGGTTGAGCGCTTCCAGCAACTTTCCGGCATGGCCTTCAGCAGTAAGGCCGAGTTGGTCAGCCAGCTGTTCGCCCACCTTGCGCCGGCGCTGGAGCGCTGCCGTTTCGCCATCGGCATCGACAATATGCTGCTGGAAGAAGTGGTGCGTAAATACCCGCGGCTGATGCGCACCACGCAGGAGGCGCTGAAACCGCTGGAGCAGGAGTACGGCGTGCATTTTTCCAACGAGGAGGCGGGCCTGGTGGCCATCAGCTTCGGCGCCTGGCTGATGCAGGACAATGCGCTGCAGGAAAAACAGGTGCTGCTGCTGACGCTGGACAACCCGCAGTTGGAAGAGGAAGTGGAATATCAGATCCGCGAGCTCACGCTCTTGCCGCTGAACATCAAATACCTGCCGCTGAGCGACTATCTGCGCGGCGGCGCGCCGCAGGGCGTCATGCTGGTGATCACCCCTTATCCGGCGGTGCACAGCGATCCGCACCCGCCGCTGATCTATACCGAACTGCCGCTGGAACCCCGGCAGCGCCAAGCCATCCGCGCGCTGCTGGAAGCACCTTAA
- the suhB gene encoding inositol-1-monophosphatase, whose translation MHPMLTIAVRAARKAGNLIAKNYETPDAVEASQKGTNDFVTNVDRDAEHLIIDVIRKSYPQHSIVSEERGELIGEDRDVQWVIDPLDGTANFIKRFPHFSVSIAVRIKGRTEVAVVYDPMRNELFTATRGQGAQLNGYRLRGTNAKDLDGTILATGFPFKVKQHATPYINIVGKLFTQCADFRRTGSAALDLAYVAAGRVDGFFEIGLKPWDFAAGELLVREAGGLVTDFVGGHNHFSSGNVVAGNPRVVKAMLATMREELSEALKR comes from the coding sequence ATGCATCCGATGCTGACTATCGCCGTGCGCGCTGCGCGCAAGGCCGGTAACCTGATTGCCAAAAACTACGAAACCCCGGACGCTGTAGAAGCGAGCCAGAAAGGGACCAATGACTTCGTCACCAACGTCGATCGCGATGCAGAGCATCTGATCATCGACGTCATCCGCAAGTCTTACCCGCAACACAGTATCGTGAGCGAAGAACGCGGTGAGCTGATCGGCGAAGATCGCGATGTGCAATGGGTGATCGATCCACTGGATGGCACTGCAAACTTCATCAAACGTTTCCCTCATTTCTCCGTTTCCATCGCCGTACGCATCAAAGGCCGTACTGAAGTGGCCGTGGTCTACGATCCGATGCGCAACGAACTGTTCACCGCCACTCGCGGCCAGGGCGCACAGCTCAACGGCTACCGCCTGCGCGGCACCAACGCCAAAGATCTGGATGGCACCATCTTGGCGACCGGCTTCCCGTTCAAGGTCAAGCAGCACGCAACGCCTTACATCAACATCGTCGGCAAGCTGTTCACCCAGTGCGCAGACTTCCGCCGCACCGGTTCTGCAGCGCTGGATCTGGCCTATGTGGCCGCCGGCCGCGTGGACGGGTTCTTCGAAATCGGCCTGAAGCCGTGGGACTTCGCCGCGGGCGAACTGCTGGTGCGTGAAGCCGGCGGCCTGGTGACCGACTTCGTCGGTGGTCACAACCACTTCAGCTCCGGCAACGTGGTTGCAGGCAACCCGCGCGTAGTGAAAGCCATGCTGGCCACCATGCGTGAAGAACTGAGCGAAGCGCTGAAGCGTTAA